A stretch of Saccharothrix texasensis DNA encodes these proteins:
- a CDS encoding GrpB family protein encodes MGLSEERIRAAHVGAAPRLAGRVVLVAYDPAWPGLYEREAARIRGALGAGVLGLAHVGSTSVPGLAAKPVVDVVLAVADSADEASYVPALEAVGYVVRIREPEWLEHRMFKGPDTDVNLHVFTAGEPEVARMVAFRDRLRVSEEDRVLYERTKRELAARDWTYLQQYADAKADVVADILGRA; translated from the coding sequence GTGGGGTTGTCGGAGGAGCGGATCCGGGCGGCGCACGTGGGTGCCGCGCCGAGGTTGGCCGGTCGGGTGGTGCTGGTGGCTTACGACCCGGCGTGGCCGGGGTTGTACGAGCGTGAGGCGGCGCGGATCCGGGGCGCGTTGGGTGCGGGGGTGTTGGGGTTGGCGCACGTGGGGTCGACGTCGGTGCCGGGGTTGGCGGCGAAGCCGGTCGTGGACGTGGTGTTGGCGGTGGCGGATTCGGCGGACGAGGCGTCGTACGTGCCGGCGTTGGAGGCGGTGGGGTACGTGGTGCGGATCCGGGAGCCGGAGTGGTTGGAGCACCGCATGTTCAAGGGGCCGGACACGGACGTGAACCTGCACGTGTTCACGGCGGGTGAGCCGGAGGTGGCGCGGATGGTGGCGTTCCGGGACCGGTTGCGGGTGTCGGAGGAGGATCGGGTGCTCTACGAGCGGACGAAGCGGGAGCTGGCGGCGCGGGATTGGACGTACCTGCAGCAGTACGCGGACGCGAAGGCGGATGTGGTGGCCGACATCCTGGGTCGCGCCTGA
- a CDS encoding glycosyltransferase — protein MPPRISVVIPTYNRAELLRRTLDSLTDQTLPPDDYEVIVSDDGSNDHTADVTETFRDRLRLHYHYEPDLGRRVAHARNAGARHATAPVLVFLDCGTLAGPDFTRAHADAHTGRPTLNLGYVHGYRPWDPTPGLAEAITTRTPKQVHQDFKDHPGFRDIRHEPLAAVDFDPDRLAFPWLFAWGMNYSLRTTDFHAVGGFDERFVTWGTEDIELGYRAHKHGLATHFDLTAWAVEPPHERDTGEMLASAKRTMRQFLDKTREPGVELVWASLELDDPLIAEGEHRTLTAWTDQARALDVRAEIDRHTADAGGPVCVIGCGDDIPDTLPEGSVLIDFDAELLAKAGGGHARHHAIGLQIPLPDDSVQRVVVTSRLDGMWSTWGDVITAEARRVGREVPRTPAQRST, from the coding sequence ATGCCGCCGCGCATCTCCGTCGTGATCCCCACCTACAACCGCGCCGAACTCCTCCGCCGCACCCTCGACAGCCTCACCGACCAAACCCTCCCACCCGACGACTACGAGGTCATCGTCTCCGACGACGGCTCCAACGACCACACCGCCGACGTCACCGAAACCTTCCGCGACCGCCTCCGCCTGCACTACCACTACGAACCCGACCTCGGCCGCCGCGTCGCCCACGCCCGCAACGCCGGCGCCCGCCACGCCACCGCCCCCGTCCTCGTCTTCCTCGACTGCGGCACCCTCGCCGGACCCGACTTCACCCGCGCGCACGCCGACGCCCACACCGGCCGACCCACCCTCAACCTCGGCTACGTCCACGGCTACCGCCCCTGGGACCCCACACCCGGCCTCGCCGAAGCCATCACCACCCGAACCCCGAAGCAAGTCCACCAGGACTTCAAAGACCACCCCGGCTTCCGCGACATCCGCCACGAACCCCTCGCCGCCGTCGACTTCGACCCCGACCGGCTCGCCTTCCCCTGGCTCTTCGCCTGGGGCATGAACTACTCCCTGCGCACCACCGACTTCCACGCCGTCGGCGGCTTCGACGAACGCTTCGTCACCTGGGGCACCGAAGACATCGAGCTCGGCTACCGCGCCCACAAGCACGGCCTCGCCACCCACTTCGACCTCACCGCCTGGGCCGTCGAACCACCGCACGAACGCGACACGGGGGAGATGCTCGCCAGCGCCAAGCGCACCATGCGCCAGTTCCTCGACAAGACCCGCGAACCCGGCGTCGAACTTGTCTGGGCCTCCCTGGAACTCGACGACCCGCTCATCGCCGAGGGCGAACACCGCACCCTCACCGCGTGGACCGACCAGGCACGCGCCCTCGACGTCCGCGCCGAGATCGACCGGCACACCGCGGACGCCGGGGGACCGGTCTGCGTCATCGGCTGCGGCGACGACATCCCGGACACCCTGCCCGAAGGCAGCGTCCTGATCGACTTCGACGCGGAGCTGCTGGCGAAGGCAGGCGGCGGGCACGCACGCCACCACGCGATCGGCCTGCAGATCCCGCTGCCGGACGACTCGGTGCAGCGCGTCGTCGTCACGTCACGGCTCGACGGCATGTGGAGCACCTGGGGCGACGTCATCACCGCGGAGGCTCGGCGGGTGGGCAGGGAAGTGCCCCGGACGCCCGCCCAACGTTCTACTTAA
- a CDS encoding MarR family winged helix-turn-helix transcriptional regulator: MDHAPAGQYLGTRLRHLLDLLEGDIARVYTDLGLPGFRPRYTPVIRLVHTRGPLSIRDLADTIGVTHSAISQTVNQMRRDGLVDLKPGDDARRRIVHLTDQARAVLPTLDAEWTATTAATLDLDADLPHPLTTLVDAALRALRDKPMRDRVHDRMSNPPT, from the coding sequence GTGGACCACGCACCCGCCGGCCAATACCTCGGCACCCGCCTCCGCCACCTGCTCGACCTCCTGGAAGGCGACATCGCCCGCGTCTACACCGACCTCGGCCTACCAGGCTTCCGACCCCGCTACACGCCCGTCATCCGCCTGGTCCACACCAGGGGACCGCTGTCCATCCGCGACCTCGCCGACACCATCGGCGTCACCCACTCCGCCATCAGCCAGACCGTCAACCAGATGCGCCGCGACGGCCTCGTCGACCTCAAACCCGGCGACGACGCCCGCCGGCGCATCGTCCACCTCACCGACCAGGCCCGCGCCGTCCTGCCCACCCTCGACGCCGAGTGGACCGCCACCACCGCCGCCACCCTCGACCTCGACGCCGACCTGCCCCACCCCCTCACCACCCTCGTCGACGCCGCCCTGCGCGCCCTGCGCGACAAACCCATGAGAGACCGCGTCCACGACCGCATGTCAAACCCGCCCACCTGA
- the ligD gene encoding non-homologous end-joining DNA ligase, with amino-acid sequence MGGDLSEYRRKRDAGRTPEPVPGEDAVLPRGGDDTFVIQEHHASRLHWDVRLERGGVLVSWAVPKGLPSEPGTIRLAVRTEDHPLEYASFSGVIPKGEYGAGEMVIWDRGRYETVKWSDREVDVVLHGARVEGEFVFFRRGSSGGGDWMVRRRHGAVRADWVPLPEVLSPMLATSAVELPGPAAKWAFEFKWDGVRAIARVEGGRVRLTSRLGNDVTGTYPELQGLGAQLGATQVLLDGEIVALEGGRPSFGALQRRMHASAAQARRLVAGSPVTFLVFDVLHLDGSPTVGLSYARRRELLEGLGLAGAHWLTPKAFPGQGAAVLAASREQGLEGVVAKRLDSRYVPGQRSPSWVKVTAVATQEVVIGGWRPGEGKRRGLVGALLLGIPDGGGGLVFAGSVGTGFDQAELERLTARLSELGVAGSPFGSGVPRARARGARWVRPVLVGEVAYRQWTADGRLRFATWRGLRPDRAPGEVRRDG; translated from the coding sequence ATGGGTGGGGATCTTTCGGAGTACCGGCGCAAGCGGGATGCGGGTCGGACGCCGGAGCCGGTGCCGGGTGAGGACGCGGTGTTGCCCCGTGGTGGTGACGACACGTTCGTGATCCAGGAGCACCACGCGTCGCGGCTGCACTGGGACGTGCGGTTGGAGCGGGGTGGGGTGTTGGTGTCGTGGGCGGTGCCGAAGGGGTTGCCGTCGGAGCCGGGGACGATCCGGTTGGCGGTGCGGACCGAGGATCACCCGTTGGAGTACGCGTCGTTCTCGGGGGTGATCCCGAAGGGTGAGTACGGCGCGGGTGAGATGGTGATCTGGGATCGGGGTCGGTACGAGACGGTGAAGTGGTCCGACCGCGAGGTGGACGTGGTGTTGCACGGTGCGCGGGTGGAGGGTGAGTTCGTGTTCTTCCGCCGGGGGTCGTCCGGTGGTGGGGACTGGATGGTGCGGCGGCGGCACGGGGCGGTGCGGGCGGATTGGGTGCCGTTGCCGGAGGTGTTGTCGCCGATGTTGGCGACGTCGGCGGTGGAGTTGCCGGGGCCGGCGGCGAAGTGGGCGTTCGAGTTCAAGTGGGACGGGGTGCGGGCGATCGCCCGGGTGGAGGGTGGTCGGGTGCGGTTGACGAGTCGGTTGGGCAACGACGTGACGGGGACGTACCCGGAGTTGCAGGGGTTGGGTGCGCAGTTGGGTGCGACGCAGGTGTTGTTGGACGGGGAGATCGTGGCGTTGGAGGGTGGTCGGCCGAGTTTCGGGGCGTTGCAGCGGCGGATGCACGCGTCGGCGGCGCAGGCGCGGCGGTTGGTGGCGGGGTCGCCGGTGACGTTCCTGGTGTTCGACGTGTTGCACCTGGACGGTTCGCCGACGGTGGGGTTGTCGTATGCGCGGCGGCGTGAGTTGTTGGAGGGGTTGGGGTTGGCGGGGGCTCATTGGTTGACGCCGAAGGCGTTCCCGGGTCAGGGGGCGGCGGTGTTGGCGGCGAGTCGGGAGCAGGGGTTGGAGGGGGTGGTGGCGAAGCGGCTGGATTCGCGGTACGTGCCGGGTCAGCGGTCGCCGTCGTGGGTGAAGGTGACGGCGGTGGCGACGCAGGAGGTGGTGATCGGGGGGTGGCGGCCGGGTGAGGGCAAGCGCCGGGGTCTGGTGGGGGCGTTGTTGTTGGGCATCCCGGACGGTGGGGGTGGGTTGGTGTTCGCGGGGTCGGTGGGGACGGGGTTCGACCAGGCGGAGTTGGAGCGGTTGACGGCGCGGTTGTCGGAGTTGGGGGTGGCGGGGTCGCCGTTCGGGTCGGGGGTGCCGCGGGCGCGGGCTCGGGGTGCGCGGTGGGTGCGGCCGGTGTTGGTGGGTGAGGTGGCGTACCGGCAGTGGACGGCGGATGGCCGGTTGCGGTTCGCGACGTGGCGGGGGTTGCGGCCGGATCGGGCGCCCGGGGAGGTGCGTCGTGACGGGTGA
- a CDS encoding VOC family protein has product MPGTPDSPARGVRRVELSTTHPEPIAEFYAHLLGWVLIAEPDGAFTGWVGDRLALRVHPGDPAWHVVFAGAEPRDLDLGAAVDQGRVLHGPWAPRPRPGEPCWVELMGEPADDDYWAGELGWQVRDPDGEFTLYDTGTGDDRRPVAGRLTARGGWTCYFAVPDITAALAEATDMGGAVLIGPQAVPTGVVAAVADPAGSVFALLEDPPGWGGAWCATHQAHA; this is encoded by the coding sequence GTGCCCGGTACCCCCGACAGCCCCGCACGCGGTGTCCGCCGCGTCGAGCTGAGCACCACCCACCCCGAACCGATCGCCGAGTTCTACGCCCACCTGCTCGGCTGGGTGCTCATCGCCGAACCCGACGGCGCGTTCACCGGCTGGGTCGGCGACCGCCTGGCCCTGCGCGTGCACCCCGGCGACCCCGCCTGGCACGTCGTGTTCGCCGGCGCCGAACCCCGCGACCTCGACCTCGGCGCCGCCGTCGACCAGGGCCGCGTCCTGCACGGCCCCTGGGCGCCCCGGCCACGCCCCGGCGAACCCTGCTGGGTGGAACTGATGGGCGAACCCGCCGACGACGACTACTGGGCCGGCGAACTGGGCTGGCAGGTCCGCGACCCCGACGGCGAATTCACCCTCTACGACACGGGCACCGGCGACGACCGCCGCCCCGTCGCCGGCCGCCTCACCGCCCGCGGCGGCTGGACCTGCTACTTCGCCGTCCCCGACATCACCGCGGCCCTCGCCGAGGCGACCGACATGGGCGGCGCCGTCCTCATCGGCCCCCAAGCCGTCCCCACCGGCGTCGTCGCGGCCGTCGCCGACCCCGCCGGCTCCGTGTTCGCCCTGCTGGAGGACCCACCCGGCTGGGGCGGCGCCTGGTGCGCCACCCACCAGGCACACGCCTGA
- a CDS encoding VOC family protein has product MLRGLTTTNFFADDLDAATTWYTRFFGIEPYFTVPGGYVEYRIGDYHHEFGIVHSDHAPHDTRTGPAGAITYWAVDDLHATLDRLTELGATPHDHPTVRGEGYATASVVDPFGNVLGIMTNAHYHATLDRLTTTRTT; this is encoded by the coding sequence ATGCTCCGCGGACTCACCACCACCAACTTCTTCGCCGACGACCTCGACGCCGCCACCACCTGGTACACCCGGTTCTTCGGCATCGAGCCCTACTTCACCGTCCCCGGCGGCTACGTCGAATACCGCATCGGCGACTACCACCACGAATTCGGCATCGTCCACAGCGACCACGCACCCCACGACACCCGCACCGGCCCCGCCGGCGCCATCACCTACTGGGCCGTCGACGACCTCCACGCCACCCTCGACCGCCTCACCGAACTCGGCGCCACACCCCACGACCACCCCACGGTCCGCGGCGAGGGCTACGCCACCGCCAGCGTCGTCGACCCCTTCGGCAACGTCCTCGGCATCATGACCAACGCCCACTACCACGCCACCCTCGACCGCCTGACCACCACCCGAACCACCTGA
- a CDS encoding PPOX class F420-dependent oxidoreductase, with protein sequence MPRIATADRVSRAELVEFLRPRHRALLVTARADGRPQVSPVTCGVDGEGRVVVSTYPGRAKSRNARRDERVTVCVLSDDWDGPYVQVDGRAEVLDLPEALEPLVDYYRCVAGEHPDWDEYRDAMRRQGKSLLRVTIDRWGPIATGGFPPELVQGS encoded by the coding sequence ATGCCGAGAATCGCCACCGCCGATCGCGTGTCCCGTGCCGAGTTGGTCGAGTTCCTGCGGCCGCGTCACCGTGCGCTGCTGGTCACCGCGCGCGCCGACGGGCGTCCGCAGGTGTCGCCGGTGACGTGCGGGGTGGACGGTGAGGGCCGGGTGGTGGTGTCGACGTATCCGGGGCGGGCGAAGTCGCGCAACGCGCGTCGGGACGAGCGGGTGACGGTGTGCGTGCTGTCCGACGACTGGGACGGTCCTTACGTCCAGGTGGACGGGCGGGCGGAGGTGCTGGACCTGCCGGAGGCGTTGGAGCCGCTGGTGGACTACTACCGGTGCGTCGCGGGTGAGCACCCGGACTGGGACGAGTACCGCGACGCGATGCGTCGTCAGGGCAAGTCGTTGCTCCGGGTCACGATCGACCGGTGGGGTCCGATCGCGACGGGTGGTTTCCCGCCGGAGCTCGTCCAGGGCTCCTAG
- a CDS encoding tyrosine-type recombinase/integrase, with protein MLVLAAQESFFLARRPRKDSPHTTAAYRRDLAGVTALLAEVTGTAPERLEMAALTTRNLREAFGVFADSHAKSSVLRAWSTWNQFLTFCVAEELVAGNPMGAVARPKTPPLVPKPLRGEDTPERLLAAAAEGARQGRDPWPERDVLVLALGLVAGLRSAEMRTLTHASVVGRPGERRLHVAGKGNRDRSVPIEPAMDRIIEQYVVSCRRRFPQGRFDRGSALLRDRHGEPIGRGGLEYLVRSCFRWAGLHDRVPSGANLHALRHTFATRLAEDGASASEIMALLGHASLATSQNYIEATARERRAAVAGNRTYASLARLPHRE; from the coding sequence ATGTTGGTGCTTGCCGCTCAGGAGTCGTTCTTCCTCGCCCGTCGGCCGCGGAAGGACTCGCCGCACACGACGGCGGCGTACCGGCGTGATCTGGCGGGTGTCACGGCGTTGTTGGCGGAGGTGACGGGCACGGCGCCGGAGCGGCTGGAGATGGCGGCGTTGACGACGCGGAACCTGCGGGAGGCGTTCGGGGTGTTCGCGGACTCGCACGCGAAGTCGTCGGTGCTGCGGGCGTGGTCGACGTGGAACCAGTTCCTGACGTTCTGCGTGGCGGAGGAGCTGGTGGCGGGCAACCCGATGGGTGCGGTGGCGCGGCCGAAGACGCCTCCGCTGGTGCCGAAGCCGTTGCGGGGCGAGGACACGCCGGAGCGGTTGTTGGCGGCCGCGGCGGAGGGCGCCCGGCAGGGTCGTGATCCGTGGCCGGAGCGTGACGTGCTGGTGTTGGCGCTGGGGTTGGTGGCGGGGTTGCGGTCGGCGGAGATGCGGACGTTGACGCACGCGTCGGTGGTGGGTCGGCCGGGTGAGCGTCGGTTGCACGTGGCGGGCAAGGGCAACCGGGACCGGTCGGTGCCGATCGAGCCGGCGATGGACCGGATCATCGAGCAGTACGTGGTGTCGTGTCGGCGGCGTTTCCCGCAGGGGCGGTTCGACCGGGGTTCGGCGTTGTTGCGCGATCGGCACGGCGAGCCGATCGGGCGGGGTGGGTTGGAGTACCTGGTGCGGTCGTGCTTCCGGTGGGCGGGGTTGCACGACCGGGTGCCGTCGGGGGCGAACCTGCACGCGTTGCGGCACACGTTCGCGACGCGGTTGGCGGAGGACGGCGCGTCGGCGTCGGAGATCATGGCGTTGTTGGGGCACGCGTCGTTGGCGACGTCGCAGAACTACATCGAGGCGACGGCGCGGGAGCGGCGGGCGGCGGTGGCGGGCAACCGGACGTATGCGTCGTTGGCGCGGTTGCCGCATCGGGAGTAG
- a CDS encoding helix-turn-helix transcriptional regulator: MRADRLVAVLLLMQARGRVTAAELAGELEVSVATARRDLEALSSAGVPVYSQPGRGGGWRLVGRARTDLSGLTSSEARALFLLVGPAASGSPEVRAALRKLVRALPETFREGALAAADAVVVDVAGWGGVGRVRPGLVGVLQEAVVGRRRVVLVYEGRGRVRSERVVEPWGLVDKDEVWYLVAGTGAGERTFRVDRVVSARVTDEVFVRPEGFELSVAWERVVSEVERRRGSVSAVVSVEPRFAAVLRDQFGRQCEVLAEVGGRARLRLSAAAPLMIAQVLAGWGGLVEVVESEAVRAELARLGAELVALNGVG, from the coding sequence ATGCGTGCGGACCGGTTGGTGGCTGTCCTGTTGTTGATGCAGGCGCGGGGTCGGGTGACGGCGGCGGAGTTGGCGGGTGAGTTGGAGGTGTCGGTGGCGACGGCGCGTCGGGATCTGGAGGCGTTGTCGTCGGCGGGTGTGCCGGTGTACTCGCAGCCGGGGCGTGGTGGTGGTTGGCGGTTGGTGGGGCGTGCGCGGACGGATCTGAGCGGGTTGACGTCGTCGGAGGCGCGGGCGTTGTTCTTGTTGGTGGGTCCGGCGGCGTCGGGGTCGCCGGAGGTGCGGGCGGCGTTGCGGAAGTTGGTGCGGGCGTTGCCGGAGACGTTCCGGGAGGGTGCGTTGGCGGCGGCGGACGCGGTGGTGGTGGATGTGGCGGGGTGGGGTGGTGTCGGTCGGGTGCGGCCGGGGTTGGTGGGTGTGTTGCAGGAGGCGGTGGTGGGGCGTCGGCGGGTGGTGTTGGTGTACGAGGGTCGTGGGCGGGTGCGGTCGGAGCGGGTGGTGGAGCCGTGGGGGTTGGTGGACAAGGACGAGGTTTGGTACTTGGTGGCGGGTACGGGTGCGGGTGAGCGGACGTTCCGGGTGGATCGGGTGGTGTCGGCGCGGGTGACGGATGAGGTGTTCGTGCGGCCGGAGGGGTTCGAGTTGTCGGTGGCGTGGGAGCGGGTGGTGTCGGAGGTGGAGCGGCGGCGGGGGTCGGTGTCGGCGGTGGTGTCGGTGGAGCCGCGGTTCGCGGCGGTGTTGCGTGATCAGTTCGGGCGGCAGTGCGAGGTGTTGGCGGAGGTGGGTGGTCGGGCGCGGTTGCGGTTGTCGGCGGCTGCTCCGCTGATGATCGCGCAGGTGTTGGCGGGGTGGGGTGGGTTGGTGGAGGTGGTGGAGTCGGAGGCGGTGCGGGCGGAGTTGGCGCGGTTGGGTGCGGAGTTGGTGGCGTTGAACGGGGTGGGGTGA
- the ligD gene encoding non-homologous end-joining DNA ligase: protein MTGEALVRVEGRLVKLTNLDKVLYPEVGFTKAEVIDYYTRIAPVLLPHVVGRPMTVRRFPNGVDGKSFFEKNAPSHAPEWVRTVRVETPGSSRGAEYADFVVVDDLATLVWLANLAALELHVPQWGVGARGARHSPDLVVFDLDPGEPATVVQCCRVACRVREVLEGDGLAPVVKTSGSKGLQVYAAVSVSSAGSTSEYAKGVAQRLAGEWPEEVVWRMAKAQRTGKVLIDWSQNNPAKTTVAPYSLRARARPSVSTPVSWEEVEACRVVEDLVFLADEVRERVRAGGDLFAVGTASPLPG, encoded by the coding sequence GTGACGGGTGAGGCGTTGGTGCGGGTGGAGGGTCGTCTGGTGAAGCTGACGAACCTGGACAAGGTGCTGTACCCGGAGGTGGGGTTCACCAAGGCGGAGGTGATCGACTACTACACGCGGATCGCGCCGGTGTTGTTGCCGCACGTGGTGGGGCGGCCGATGACGGTGCGGCGGTTCCCGAACGGGGTGGACGGGAAGTCGTTCTTCGAGAAGAACGCGCCGTCGCACGCGCCGGAGTGGGTGCGGACGGTGCGGGTGGAGACGCCGGGGTCGTCGCGGGGGGCGGAGTACGCGGATTTCGTGGTGGTGGACGACTTGGCGACGTTGGTGTGGTTGGCGAACCTGGCGGCGTTGGAGTTGCACGTGCCGCAGTGGGGTGTGGGTGCGCGGGGTGCGCGGCACTCCCCCGACCTGGTGGTGTTCGACCTGGATCCGGGTGAGCCGGCGACGGTGGTGCAGTGCTGCCGGGTGGCGTGCCGGGTGCGGGAGGTGTTGGAGGGTGACGGGTTGGCGCCGGTGGTGAAGACGTCGGGGTCGAAGGGGTTGCAGGTGTACGCGGCGGTGTCGGTGTCGTCGGCGGGGTCGACGTCGGAGTACGCGAAGGGTGTGGCGCAGCGGTTGGCGGGTGAGTGGCCGGAGGAGGTGGTGTGGCGGATGGCGAAGGCGCAGCGGACGGGGAAGGTGTTGATCGACTGGTCGCAGAACAACCCGGCGAAGACGACGGTGGCGCCGTACTCGTTGCGGGCGCGGGCGCGGCCGTCGGTGTCGACGCCGGTGTCGTGGGAGGAGGTGGAGGCGTGCCGGGTGGTGGAGGACCTGGTGTTCCTGGCGGACGAGGTGCGGGAGCGGGTGCGGGCGGGGGGTGACCTGTTCGCGGTGGGAACGGCGTCGCCGCTGCCCGGGTGA
- a CDS encoding Ku protein: MFAQVYAGVMRALWRGSVSFGLVVFPVRLFGATRDRGVRLHEVHRLDGGRVRHRRVCSVCGAGLESSEVAKGFVLPDGRLVVVESEDVAGLSAGVERTIEVVQFVGADEVDPVLWGRSYFVEPERVAVGSYVVLRDVLVRLSRVAVVRAGLRGREVLGVLRPRGGGLVLQTLVWPGQVVEPGFDFSGVVSGGAELAVAESLVESMTAPFDGSVFVDGYGERLAGLIGAKAAGAVEVPVARGPEETGGGVDLLGALRRSVERVRSGRLRREGG; the protein is encoded by the coding sequence ATGTTCGCACAGGTGTACGCAGGTGTTATGAGGGCTTTGTGGCGTGGTTCGGTGTCGTTCGGGTTGGTGGTGTTCCCGGTGCGGTTGTTCGGGGCGACGCGGGATCGCGGGGTGCGGTTGCACGAGGTGCACCGGTTGGACGGTGGGCGGGTTCGGCATCGGCGGGTGTGTTCGGTGTGCGGGGCGGGGTTGGAGTCGTCGGAGGTGGCGAAGGGGTTCGTGTTGCCGGATGGTCGTTTGGTGGTGGTGGAGTCGGAGGATGTGGCGGGGTTGTCCGCGGGGGTGGAGCGGACGATCGAGGTGGTGCAGTTCGTGGGTGCGGACGAGGTGGATCCGGTGTTGTGGGGTCGGTCGTATTTCGTGGAGCCGGAGCGGGTGGCGGTGGGGTCGTACGTGGTGTTGCGGGATGTGTTGGTGCGGTTGTCCCGGGTGGCGGTGGTGCGGGCGGGTTTGAGGGGTCGGGAGGTGTTGGGTGTGTTGCGGCCTCGGGGTGGTGGTTTGGTGTTGCAGACGTTGGTGTGGCCGGGTCAGGTGGTGGAGCCGGGTTTTGATTTTTCGGGTGTGGTGTCGGGTGGTGCGGAATTGGCGGTGGCGGAGTCTTTGGTGGAGTCGATGACGGCGCCGTTCGACGGGTCGGTGTTCGTGGACGGGTATGGGGAGCGGTTGGCGGGGTTGATCGGGGCGAAGGCGGCGGGTGCGGTGGAGGTGCCGGTGGCGCGGGGTCCGGAGGAGACGGGTGGTGGGGTGGATCTGTTGGGTGCGTTGCGGCGGAGCGTGGAGCGGGTGCGGTCGGGGAGGTTGCGGCGGGAGGGTGGTTGA
- a CDS encoding Ku protein: MRSVWRGAISFGLVTIGVRLYTATEEHDFRFHQVHREDGGRIRYKRVCQVCGEEVAYADIAKGYELDDGRVVVMDAEDFDKLPVNTDHAIDVLEFVPVEEVDPIYFQKSYYLEPDKAATRPYVLLRTALERSGQLAVVKITIRQRETLALLRARDDLLVMHTMLWPDEVRKPDFEFLDSDVEVRPQELKMASSLVESMAGSFDPGDFSDDYTVAMQKVIEAKAEGAELPDRPEVEEAGEVIDLMTALERSVEQAKSARGGRSAARKPAAKKAASSSGSSSGSSSGSSSRKAPAKKKAKPA, from the coding sequence ATGAGGTCCGTGTGGCGTGGGGCGATCTCCTTCGGGTTGGTGACGATCGGTGTCCGGTTGTACACGGCCACGGAGGAGCACGACTTCCGGTTCCATCAGGTGCACCGGGAGGACGGTGGGCGCATCCGGTACAAGCGGGTGTGCCAGGTGTGCGGCGAGGAGGTCGCCTACGCCGATATCGCGAAGGGTTACGAGCTGGACGACGGTCGGGTCGTGGTGATGGATGCCGAGGACTTCGACAAGTTGCCGGTGAACACTGATCACGCGATCGACGTGTTGGAGTTCGTGCCGGTCGAGGAAGTGGATCCGATCTATTTCCAGAAGTCTTATTATCTGGAGCCGGACAAGGCGGCGACGCGTCCGTACGTGTTGCTTCGGACCGCTTTGGAGCGCAGTGGGCAGCTCGCGGTGGTGAAGATCACGATCCGTCAGCGGGAGACGTTGGCGTTGTTGCGGGCGCGTGATGACTTGTTGGTGATGCACACGATGTTGTGGCCGGATGAGGTGCGGAAGCCGGATTTCGAGTTCTTGGACTCGGATGTGGAGGTTCGGCCGCAGGAGTTGAAGATGGCGTCGTCGTTGGTGGAGAGCATGGCGGGGTCGTTCGATCCGGGTGATTTCTCGGATGACTACACGGTGGCGATGCAGAAGGTGATCGAGGCGAAGGCGGAGGGTGCGGAGCTGCCGGATCGGCCGGAGGTGGAGGAGGCCGGTGAGGTGATCGACCTGATGACGGCGTTGGAGCGGAGTGTGGAGCAGGCGAAGTCGGCGCGGGGTGGGCGGTCGGCGGCGCGGAAGCCCGCGGCGAAGAAGGCGGCTTCTTCGTCGGGGTCGTCGTCGGGGTCGTCGTCGGGGTCGTCGTCGCGGAAGGCTCCGGCGAAGAAGAAGGCGAAGCCCGCCTGA